A window from Micrococcales bacterium encodes these proteins:
- a CDS encoding histidinol-phosphate transaminase, with translation MASPNDDLSWDRPAARLPVRPELAAARPYGAPQPPVAVPLNVNENPYSPPTQVVRAISKQIEQAATQLNRYPDRDFTQLRQALAAYLAKESQATGLAADNIWAANGSNEVMLHIFQAFGGPGRTALSFDPTYSMYPEYARNTYTAWATGDRRPDFSIDPSAGIGQIKQTGASLVLLASPNNPTGTAVPLSLVDQMCAESAGQALIVVDEAYAEFRPPGMPSALSLLGRHNNLVVTRTMSKAFALAGARLGYAAGSAELIGYLRTVRLPYHLSTLTQVAASAALAQADLMLARVAELRQSRDQLRATLLGLGLACPDSAANFLLFGHFESADLVWRDLLDQGVLVRQVGPPGYLRVSVGSPDQNRRFVQALTKAIDKMPGALALEPPQEGEIRS, from the coding sequence GTGGCCTCGCCGAACGATGACTTGAGCTGGGACCGACCGGCCGCCCGGCTGCCGGTTCGGCCTGAGCTGGCCGCTGCCCGGCCTTACGGTGCCCCCCAACCTCCGGTGGCGGTTCCGCTGAACGTCAACGAAAACCCCTATTCGCCGCCAACCCAGGTGGTCAGGGCCATTTCAAAGCAGATTGAGCAGGCCGCCACCCAACTCAACCGTTACCCGGACCGTGACTTCACCCAGCTGCGTCAAGCCCTGGCCGCCTATTTGGCCAAGGAGTCCCAGGCCACCGGCCTGGCTGCGGACAACATTTGGGCGGCCAACGGCTCGAATGAGGTCATGCTCCACATTTTCCAGGCTTTTGGAGGACCGGGTAGAACCGCCTTGTCATTCGACCCGACCTACTCGATGTATCCCGAATACGCCAGGAACACCTACACCGCCTGGGCCACCGGGGATAGACGGCCAGATTTTTCGATCGACCCAAGCGCCGGCATCGGCCAAATCAAGCAAACCGGCGCCTCCCTGGTGCTCCTGGCCAGCCCCAACAACCCAACCGGTACAGCCGTACCGCTATCGCTAGTTGACCAGATGTGCGCTGAAAGTGCTGGTCAGGCCCTAATCGTGGTGGATGAAGCTTATGCGGAATTCCGCCCGCCAGGTATGCCCTCGGCCTTGAGCCTGCTGGGGCGACACAACAATTTGGTGGTCACCCGCACAATGTCGAAGGCCTTTGCCTTAGCCGGCGCCAGATTGGGCTACGCCGCCGGAAGCGCCGAGCTGATTGGTTACCTTAGAACCGTCCGCCTGCCCTATCACCTTTCGACCCTGACGCAGGTGGCCGCCAGCGCCGCCTTGGCCCAGGCCGACCTAATGTTGGCCCGGGTAGCCGAACTGCGCCAAAGCCGCGACCAGTTGCGGGCAACACTGCTGGGCCTAGGCTTGGCCTGCCCTGACTCGGCCGCCAACTTCTTGCTCTTTGGCCACTTTGAGTCAGCCGATTTGGTTTGGCGTGACCTGCTGGACCAGGGTGTCTTAGTGCGTCAGGTTGGACCGCCCGGCTACCTTAGGGTGAGCGTTGGTTCACCGGACCAAAACCGGCGGTTTGTCCAGGCCCTGACCAAAGCCATAGACAAGATGCCGGGGGCATTGGCGCTGGAGCCACCCCAGGAAGGCGAAATCAGATCATGA
- the hisB gene encoding imidazoleglycerol-phosphate dehydratase HisB, with the protein MKRTAQLQRTTSESQIALELDLDGTGQSHVQTGVPFFDHMLTALSKHSHIDLDVKAKGDTEVDPHHTVEDTAIVLGQALDQALGDKAGINRFGDATVPLDEALAQAVVDISGRGYFAHHGLPAALSHTVIGGHFPTVLAGHVFHSLATNARLCLHLRLLSGLDPHHIVEAQFKALARALRTAVGLDPGSSSVPSTKGRL; encoded by the coding sequence ATGAAACGAACCGCCCAGCTGCAACGGACCACCTCGGAGTCCCAAATTGCCCTGGAGCTGGATCTGGACGGCACCGGCCAGTCCCACGTCCAAACAGGCGTGCCCTTCTTCGACCACATGCTGACAGCCTTATCCAAGCATTCGCATATCGACCTGGACGTCAAAGCCAAAGGCGACACGGAAGTTGACCCACATCACACCGTCGAAGACACCGCCATTGTGCTGGGACAGGCGCTGGACCAGGCCTTGGGCGACAAGGCCGGAATCAACCGCTTTGGCGACGCGACCGTGCCGCTGGACGAGGCGCTGGCCCAAGCCGTGGTCGACATTTCCGGCCGAGGTTATTTCGCCCACCACGGCCTGCCGGCCGCACTCAGCCACACCGTCATTGGCGGCCACTTCCCCACCGTCTTGGCCGGCCACGTCTTCCACTCCTTGGCCACTAACGCCAGACTCTGCCTGCACCTGCGGTTACTGTCCGGCTTGGACCCGCACCACATTGTCGAAGCCCAATTCAAGGCTTTGGCCCGGGCCCTCAGAACGGCCGTCGGCTTAGATCCCGGCTCCTCCTCCGTGCCCTCGACCAAGGGCCGGCTGTGA